The genomic stretch ATAAAACTTAAACATTTAAAGAGTATACTATGATTTGCAAAAAATCTTGAGGAGGGGTAATTCATGAAAAAAGTATTCTTTAAAAAGGTTGTTACTCTAATAGCGCTTTTTTGCCTTATGTCAACAATAGGTTTAATTCCATTAATTTCCTACTCACAAAGTCTAACAGTAAAGTCAAAATCACTTCCGTCATTAACAACACAAAAACAGATTGTTATTACATTTTCACAGGATATCTCAAAAGGGCAAAACTTTGATAAAATAACTCTTTTAAAAAACAAAAAATCAAAGGTACAATTCTCAGCACATATTTCATATAACAAGCTTGTCATAACTATAAAAGAAAATCTTACTCCAAAAGCTCAGTATCTATTGACAATACCAAGAAATGCTGTAAAGTCAGCAAAAGGAGAGTATAACCCAGATCTCAAGTACACATTTATTCCACAAAATTTTTCATCAAACCTTTCTGGAAGAATTATGATTGCAGGATCAACATCTGTTCAGCCACTTGCTGATGAGCTTGCAAAATATTTTATGCAGCAATATCCAAAAGTATCAATCGAGGTTCAAGGTGGAGGCTCATCAGTTGGAATAAAATCTGCTATTCAAGGAATTGTAGACATTGGAACATCATCAAGAGAATTGACAGAGGATGAATCAAAACAGCTATCAGCAAAAGGCTGGCAAGAGATAAAAATTGCAGAAGATGGCATTGCAGTTATTGTTCACAAATCCAATCCTGTGTCAAACCTTACAATTGAACAAATTAGAGACATATTCTCTGGCAAGATTAAAAACTGGAAAGAGGTCGGCGGTAAAGACGCTAAAATAGTTGTGGTCACAAGAGAAGAAGGTTCTGGTACAAGAGGCGCGTTTGAAGAAATAGTTATGGGAA from Caldicellulosiruptor kronotskyensis 2002 encodes the following:
- a CDS encoding phosphate ABC transporter substrate-binding protein PstS family protein yields the protein MKKVFFKKVVTLIALFCLMSTIGLIPLISYSQSLTVKSKSLPSLTTQKQIVITFSQDISKGQNFDKITLLKNKKSKVQFSAHISYNKLVITIKENLTPKAQYLLTIPRNAVKSAKGEYNPDLKYTFIPQNFSSNLSGRIMIAGSTSVQPLADELAKYFMQQYPKVSIEVQGGGSSVGIKSAIQGIVDIGTSSRELTEDESKQLSAKGWQEIKIAEDGIAVIVHKSNPVSNLTIEQIRDIFSGKIKNWKEVGGKDAKIVVVTREEGSGTRGAFEEIVMGKSSKITDSAIVQPSTGAVKTTVLQDENAIGYISIGVLDSTVKGVKVEGVEPSEKNVKLGKYKIKRPFLFLVSKNPSKVTKAFVDFVLSDEGQAIVAKNYISVK